The genomic window GTTGAATCCTGgagcaagcccactttaaacccctttaggcaggtggggcccaaatgggtctgacatgaaTTACCCAGTTAAGACCCTTTACAGGTCCCCCTAAAAGCCCATCTGGGCAATCACAGCTGGCCCCGaagtggatcccgggtgcaagcccactttaaaccccttatgactggtggggcccaaatgggtctgacatgtattgcccggttaagacccacataagacccttacagatcccacttaaaacccatctgggcatccacgctggcccccatgtggatcccgggtacAAAGCCACTTTAAACCACTTTGGGCAGTGGGGCCCAAATTGGTCTGAcatgaattgcccaattaagtacccttacaggtcccacttTTAGTACATCTGggcttccacggctggccccaatgtggatcccgggtgcaagcccataatggggcccacatTTGCCACCCATGAAGCCCTCATCTGGGCACCTtatgtcattgctggctgggaaggtttaaccatggtatttgtggtTATACCAATGGAAGTCGATATGCTGTCATATTCAAAGCATATATTTAGCATCATATTTAAAACAATCAAAAGAACCTCTCTGTACAAATGCATaaacaaaaagaataaaaaatataaagtacTCTATTACAATTAGATGTTCAGTAACAATACAAACACTAaagattgttatttttatttatttatttattttttttattatttcaccaGTAGGGGGCCCCATATACATTCAAGTACCAAACGTTGCATAAAAGACAGTCCAAACTCTTTAGCAGGTTTGGACAACTTTCTTGAGTTTGACATCTTTGATGTTTTTTAGTTccccttctttctctctctctctctttttaaaGACTGTAAAAAGGCATCTTACacccataaaaatgtaaaaaacatagGCTTCATCTTAAAAAACAATGACATGTCAACAGCAAGATACAATCTGAAAAGGAAGTGCTAATGACAGCGGTTTCATAATGCTTTAACAAaggttgctttaaaaaaaaaaagcgagcATGTGCGTTTAAACTTGCTGGTAGATAAAGTCAGTGGGACTCACAACAAAATTGTGGAAAATTTGTGACAAATTAGATGCGGTTGCCCTCAAAGGAAAAAACTCAAAATGGAAAAGTTGTGGACACTTTCTATGAATACAATCACCATaactaacatttaaaatgtaaaaaccaatacatttatatttctttGAGTATTAAGCTgttaatgaaaatataaaaactcaAATGACATAAACTGAAACTAAAGAACATTAAACTTCACTGCTAAAATGTACACACTGCACTTAAGTTTAGTTTTGAGTATCTATGGAAGCCCGGTCattatgagtttttatcttgcaaatgtaagtttgtatcttgtaattctgacttcttttctcacaattttgacgttttttttctcagtcagaattgcatgatataaactaagttgtgagaaataacgtcagaattgagtttttgtcgtgcaaatgtaagtttgtatcttgcaattcagttttttctcgcaattctgacttctctcagaactgcatgatataaactcacaattgtgaaaaataaagtcagaattgagagtttttatctcacaaatgtaagtttgtatctcaaattctgactttttctcacagttctgactttatcacaatttcatgatataaactcacaattgcaagaaatagtcagaattgagagtttttatcttgcaaatgtaagtttgtatcttgcaattctgacatttttctcgtaattctgacttttttctcagcaatacttgatataaactcacatttgcgagaaataaagtcagaatttagttttaaactcacaaatgtaagtttgtatctcaaaattctgacttttttatcaaaatttcatgatataaactcacaattgcaagcaatagtcagaattgagagtttttatctcgcaattttgactttctcacaaatttcacttttttttagaattgcatgatataaactcacaattgcaacaaataaagtcagaattgtgagtatttaTCTCGCAAATGTAAGTTTGCATCTCAAAATTCGGACTTGTTTCtcgcaatttttatttttttctcagaatagtgagataaaacTTGCAactacgagttataaagtcaaaattgcattatataaactcacaattgcgagaaataaagtcatagttgtgagtttttatttcacaaatgtaagtttgtatctcaaaattctgacttttcttttgcaatttttaatttttttctcagaattctgactcttttctcttgtttttatctcacaaaatgtgagtttgtatctcactattcagtcttttctcttgcaattctgacttttttctctgaagtttttatctcacaaaatgagtttgtatttcgcaattcagacttttttctcgcaattctcacttttttctcattaaaacttaaagtcagaattgggagatgtaGTCACAATTCggagtttctcagaattgcatgatataaacccacaattgtgacaaataagGTCAGAAATGTAAGTAtgtatctcgcaactctgacttttttctcagaattgtaagatataaacaaatATGCTTGTTATAAGTTATAAAGTACTAATTTTGAGGGGATATGTTTGATGAGtttttttgactttataactcacaattgtgagtttatatctcaaatttctgagaagtcaaattgtgagatgtaaacttgcaattgcaagaaaaaagtcaaaattgtgagaagtcacaattaccctttttttatttagtggcggaaatgggcgtCCATACGTATCAGTACAGtttagtactaaaataacaatacTACTATAATACTGAAAGTTATAAAAAGACACTAATAACAACTAAAACTGCAATTTCACTCAACGCTTAGTAGAAAGACTAAAATGGTATTTTCTTCTAAAACGTACAgtagtaatttttgttttatttgcaattcTAAAAAGCATTTTACCAGTGTGTCACAGAGCGAAAACTAAACTGAAAGAAAgtgaaagtaataaaaaatagtcTAAATGGTAAAAAACCCTGACTACAACACATCCAGTAGTCTTGTATAATCGAATTAGGCACATTCTTACTGCCTCGCGAAAATGCCTCCACGAGAATCCAGCAATGACTGATTTGACAGACGGCTGCTGTTTAGTAACCGGTGTTTGGTGGCTGCACATAGGCAGGGTTGTAGACCGGCTGACCCGGTGTCTCTGAAGACACATTAGCGACACCCGGCTGGGTGGGCGGCTTCATGGGGTACATGGCCTGGCCTTCGTCATATGCACCCTGATTAGTGGGATATCCAGGACTCGctggaaacaaaaaaaacaaaaaacgagtTACTTACACAGAAAAACTACTTCATGGTTTCATGGTGGAGTACTACTGTAGGTGTTCTTACGGGCCACTTGATATGATGGTGGGGGTCCGGGTGCATATGGCTGTCCTTGATATGGTCCCATCTGCATTGGCTGACCACCGTAACCCGCTTGAGGCGGCACTGGTTGGTATTGTGGGTACTGGCCTGCCTGCATTGAAGACTGCTGCTGAACGCATTGCATATTTGTGACTGCAGTTACTTGCGTTCCTGCCACAGCTGTGGGgaaaaaaacaagacagaaatcAATTTACAATTCAATTTTGCTACCCTCCTAAATTACGTATAATCCCCATTAATGGAACcgaaatgaaaatgtgctgaacATTTGTTCACCATCGGGAtgaagatgaatttgtttcttcatcagaacagatttggagaaatgcagcatcctctgtctgcagtgaatgggtgccgtcagaatgagtccaaacagctagtaaaaacatcagtaatccacaccaaaccagtccatcaattaatagCTTGTCAAGCAAAAGCTGCAtgttcgtgtttttttttttttgtttttttttttttttttactttaaaccattgcttctagACAAATTAATCCATAATAACTAACTCCAGTTAAAAAgcccatctcctgttgtcctctcacatcaaaatccaccaacatagttgttttgaactgttttggCCACTAAACGACTGGTAGTGTGGTTTTCTTTAGAATTAGTGttgtttttatcatctgtttggactctgacggcacccattcactgcagaggatccattggcaaGTAGATGATGCAATACTAAATTTCATCAAATatgttcccatgaagaaacaaactaatctacattttagatggcctgagagtgagtacatattcttttttttttttttcttttttttttgtaaactgaaATACTTACGTCTGCGTCTTCTGCACATTTTATAGATACAGCAGCAGGGGCAGCAGCAGCAGATGGCGAACAAAACAATGTTGAACACAACCCCCAGAATTACCAAGATGATGTAAACTGGATTACTGTTTCTGCTGTTAGACAGTTAAAAACATGAAGCAACAAGCATTAGAAACACTCTTTAGCATCTTCTAGTATATCTAAAATCTTGTATTACAATGTTATTAATTACCACTTCatttattcaaatgtatttatttatctatcatttTCGTGATTAAAATCAGGGCCCTAATTGCAAACTATGCCActaaaaaaatggaaaacatttgTTTGTATAAAATATTTGTTACATTTTCCCCCTGTCATGCCCTGTCCTGCCTAGGCCACCATAACCCCCTCAAAAATGTAGAAGTTGCATCATACCGAGAATAAAAATACCGAAATGTTGCCTCGCTTACTGTCCAATCATGTGAGCGATTCACTCTGCATGTTGGAATGTTCGAACCCTCAGATCTTACTTTACTAGTAGTTTTCATTCAGACTTATTCAATTATACTTTTAGGCACCCAGTctgttctcgaaatattttgactttattctcgtagtattttgactttattcttgtaatttcgatttTGTTCTCCAAAActttacgactttattctcatagtattttgactttattctcgtaatatttagacttctttctctaaatattttgactttattctcataatatttagacttttttctataaatattttaactttattctcattgtattttaacttttttcttgtaatatttagactttattctcgtagtgttttcgttgaagggcgtgtctgtCGTGACTTGACAAACTTCAGTGTTTTGCCATGAAACTAGAAGGTTGCTCTATAATTCAGACATGCAATATCCATTCTGGACAAAAATTCACAAGACAAgaatcctggcctgaacacatgcccatgcccatatttaattatagtcatagcgccacctgctggcaacaggaagtggcaTGTTTTATGCTCTAACGAACCaatattatatttggtcagtctactCTAAAGTCCTTTgcaatgttaaattgtaaagatcttgagtttttgtagggcgtgtccgtggtggaaTGACAAAATTTTGATGTTTTACCATGTAAATGGATGTTGTTGCGATTGAGTGTCGCACAACTCTGACTTGAAATTCAGTGACGTCcaggctgtaatgtgattggttattaaGGCACATGTGATCCAAGTTTCTCTAATAGTActgtaatgctgcgttccaggcaggttttttagcttttaaatcatgacttcaaatcacgactcacgactttgtgccgttccaggcaagtcaccccaaaatGCCTGAGtgcatgtattattattacattattatttgtttgcaacgttatattgtcctaaagtctattttttcactgtgtaccgcTTGCATAAACAGCGCGCCCataggtgctgacatagtggtttcgcgggctatgtcacgtcagaactcgtaactgggagtaggcctacatcgatctagtacgagttcacgagtgggaagttacgggtttgactgccgttcgggtGCACTTTCAATTTCAGAAGGTTGTAAAAACACAAGTAaggggttgcctggaacgcggcgtAATAAGTAACGCGGCTTTCACACAGGGAGTTGACTTCGATACGCTATGAAACCTATTCATTTCAATGGCTACCGCTGCGCAAGTGTGAACGGTAAAAGTTCAAAATTGTTCAACTTTAGCCACTGTGCTCTGTGATGATTACCTGAGAATTTAAGCAAAAGTGATGAAAACGAGTAAGTAAATGAAAGCGGCACAAACAGAAGACTGTTCTAATGTTACGTGGTCTTTCTTACCTAAGCATTTCAATATAAGAATATTTTCATAACAACATGAGCTGCTTAAAATAAAGTTATTAATTTAACTGGTACTCAAAATTGTAAGCATttacattttgtatgtttttgtttcgGTTTCTCCTTTTGAATGACGAATATATATTATTGATAGCTGCTGACATAGACAGCTAATTGTCTAATGCAGGTGCAGAATGCATGTGTTAGTTTGCACTTGGCTATAGTCTGTGCAGTGTGTTCAAGCATAGCTTTTTGGTCTAGACGCTGCAGACGTGAAACAATAGCGTCGGATTTTGTTGCCACTAGTTCTTTGAAGTCGGTTTGGTGTGTTCCAGCCTTAACACGCACCAATCTGGGGGATGCATTTTGCAAACTGCATTTCAGAGAAAAATACCACAAAGTAGCTCTTTAGGAAATGGTAGGTGGTGCAAGAAAAGTGAAAAACAAAACCTCAGCTAACACAACACAGGAAACAGATAGGGTTTCAACAATTAgattaagaaaaaaaacatttaaatgcactGTTAAAAATGACTGTGATTTTAACAATAAAAgacttttaaaaatgttacagTAAAAAGCTATTAATTGGTTAATGGTAAGTTACCCtatatatggtaaaaaaaaaaaaaactgaattgaaaatgtactgtttttggtggttatcagtgtattacaaaagtACAAATTCcggaatttaaatgtaatttaggcCTAAGTTAAATccgtaaaacctaaaatgttgctacTGAATTTTTTTCCAGTAAAATTCTGGTAATCACAGCAGCCTGTTTTTACcataaattttacagatttttatttACAATGTAGAAATCACTGAATTGTGCAGTGCATCAGTTTACAGAACAATCAGTAGGCCACAGTTATGGATGTGAAGGGAAATTAAAGCATTAACCCAGTTATGAAAATATGTCATTTTGGAAGACTAAAACAGTCACACTCTTCGGATGTTGTCGTCTTATGGAAGTAAAAAATAATCATTACATGTGTATAAAAAGGTCTAAGGTACATTTGTATTAAGAAAGAAATTACATAAAAGTCCTTACATAGCACATAATGTAAGAACTTCCTCCGATAACCTCAAAGATTCAGTGGAGCAGCAATATCTATTATCGCAGTTTCCACAGCAGTACTGAAGCAAGCATTTAAACCCAGGCCTGTAATCCCCATTGATGGTATTGTAGCTCTCACAGTCCTCACCAAAACCTAAAAGAACAGTAGAAATGCGACCCATTTCATAAAAGACAATAAATCTCAAGTGCTGAATAAATTACTTTTAGCCATTGGTAAACTGCCCAAAAACAAGTTTAAAATGTATCTTTAGATTTTTGTAACAGGTTGCCCAACTTACCGGCTTTTACCATGAATAAACCTGCAGAAAGGAGCAGAAGAACCTGTAAGGTGGATGCCATCGTACAGCTCTTTCTCATTGTCGCTCACTACCTTCTCTTGATGCCTACACTACCAAATCGTCTCATGTGTGTCTAACCAAAGACACCTTTTGCTTGTCACACCTTTTTCCGTCATTAACCACATGCAACACTAAGAAGAaacgaaaaaaacaacaacaactgttgAAGTCAAACTTGTTAAATATGTAGGCtaaaatatatcacaattttttttaaaaacaaaaattttatGTAACATATGTAAAATTTATacacagtcaggtccatatatatttggatgCGGGcacaattttcatatttttggcTCTGCGTGCCACCAGAAGAGAATTACAATAaaacaatc from Garra rufa chromosome 7, GarRuf1.0, whole genome shotgun sequence includes these protein-coding regions:
- the LOC141339047 gene encoding protein shisa-4-like: MRKSCTMASTLQVLLLLSAGLFMVKAGFGEDCESYNTINGDYRPGFKCLLQYCCGNCDNRYCCSTESLRLSEEVLTLCAIRNSNPVYIILVILGVVFNIVLFAICCCCPCCCIYKMCRRRRPVAGTQVTAVTNMQCVQQQSSMQAGQYPQYQPVPPQAGYGGQPMQMGPYQGQPYAPGPPPSYQVAPSPGYPTNQGAYDEGQAMYPMKPPTQPGVANVSSETPGQPVYNPAYVQPPNTGY